A single window of Leptolyngbya ohadii IS1 DNA harbors:
- a CDS encoding LOG family protein produces MTLSPSSSSSESFQAEISELLAQLPKMKHGALIQQALMTLTRMAEVDVDRLDWKILNASLQDMEQAFRVFYPHRHVRKITIFGSARIKPGTPAYQMAVDFAKCVTLQGFMVMTGGGPGIMQAGNEGAGEGNSFGLNIRLPFEQGSNPYLEGSDKLVNFKYFFTRKLFFLRETDALALFPGGFGTQDEAYECLTLMQTGKSDLLPLVLVEPPGSNYWRGWEAYVRDHLLKDGLISPDDLDLYTITDRVDVACETISSFYRVFHSSRYVGDKLVMRLNSALSENDVEYLNQNFSDILISGRIEQTKALPEELGGDAAQLPRLVMHYNQRDFGRMYQMIRVINQLGMDAPEATHPEQK; encoded by the coding sequence ATGACCCTATCTCCTTCATCGTCCAGCTCAGAATCCTTTCAGGCAGAGATTAGCGAACTGCTCGCCCAGTTGCCCAAGATGAAGCACGGCGCACTGATTCAGCAGGCACTCATGACCTTGACCCGAATGGCGGAAGTAGATGTCGATCGCCTCGACTGGAAAATCCTGAACGCCTCATTGCAGGATATGGAGCAGGCGTTTCGCGTTTTTTATCCCCATCGTCACGTTCGTAAAATCACGATCTTTGGTTCTGCCCGGATCAAGCCCGGTACGCCAGCGTATCAAATGGCGGTGGACTTTGCGAAATGCGTAACGCTGCAAGGCTTTATGGTGATGACCGGAGGCGGTCCTGGCATCATGCAGGCAGGCAACGAGGGTGCCGGAGAAGGAAATTCCTTTGGGCTAAATATCCGGTTGCCGTTTGAGCAGGGATCAAATCCCTACCTGGAGGGCAGCGACAAGCTGGTGAACTTCAAGTATTTCTTTACGCGCAAGCTGTTCTTTCTGCGGGAGACGGATGCGCTGGCGCTGTTTCCAGGCGGATTTGGCACGCAGGACGAGGCTTACGAATGCCTGACGCTGATGCAAACTGGAAAATCCGATCTGCTGCCGCTGGTGCTGGTGGAACCGCCGGGAAGCAACTACTGGCGCGGCTGGGAGGCTTACGTGCGCGACCATTTGCTGAAGGATGGCTTAATCAGTCCGGACGATCTGGATTTGTACACTATTACCGATCGCGTAGATGTAGCTTGCGAAACGATTTCCAGCTTCTATCGCGTGTTTCACTCCAGTCGCTATGTGGGTGACAAACTGGTGATGCGGCTTAACTCGGCACTTTCGGAAAACGATGTGGAGTACCTGAACCAGAACTTTAGCGACATTCTGATTTCGGGACGGATTGAGCAAACGAAGGCACTGCCGGAAGAATTGGGTGGCGATGCGGCGCAGCTCCCCCGTTTAGTGATGCATTACAACCAGCGGGATTTTGGACGGATGTATCAGATGATCCGCGTGATCAATCAGTTGGGTATGGATGCCCCCGAAGCCACCCATCCAGAACAGAAGTAG
- a CDS encoding GuaB3 family IMP dehydrogenase-related protein — translation MDIQIGRGKAARRAYGIDEIALAPGNRTLDPSLADTSWTIGGIERQIPIIASAMDGVVDVKMAVRLSQLGALGVLNLEGIQTRYDDPEPILDRIASVDKHEFVPLMQELYAEPIKPELIEKRIQEIKAQGGIAAVSATPAGAAKYGATVAKAGADLFFIQATVVSTAHLSPESITPLDLAKFCQEMPIPVVLGNCVTYDVALNLMKAGAAAVLVGIGPGAACTSRGVLGVGVPQATAVADCAAAREDFYRETGKYVPVIADGGLITGGDICKCIACGADGVMIGSPFARAAEAPGRGFHWGMATPSPVLPRGTRIKVGTTGTLEQILRGPAQLDDGTHNFLGALQTSMGTLGAKNIREMQQVEVVIAPSLLTEGKVYQKAQQLGMGK, via the coding sequence GTGGACATTCAAATTGGTAGAGGCAAGGCTGCCCGTCGTGCATATGGGATTGATGAAATTGCGCTGGCTCCGGGAAACCGAACGCTCGACCCTTCGTTAGCGGATACAAGCTGGACGATCGGCGGGATTGAGCGGCAAATTCCAATTATTGCCAGCGCGATGGATGGGGTCGTTGATGTCAAAATGGCAGTGCGGCTGAGCCAACTGGGTGCATTGGGAGTGCTAAACCTGGAGGGCATTCAAACCCGCTATGACGATCCGGAACCGATTCTCGATCGCATTGCATCGGTAGACAAGCACGAATTTGTGCCCCTGATGCAGGAGCTATATGCCGAGCCGATTAAGCCCGAACTGATTGAAAAGCGCATTCAGGAGATTAAAGCCCAGGGCGGCATTGCGGCAGTGAGCGCAACCCCGGCGGGTGCAGCAAAATACGGCGCAACGGTGGCAAAGGCAGGCGCAGATCTGTTCTTTATTCAGGCAACGGTCGTTTCCACGGCTCACCTCTCTCCAGAGTCAATCACGCCCCTGGATCTGGCAAAATTCTGCCAGGAGATGCCAATCCCCGTGGTGCTGGGCAACTGTGTCACCTATGATGTAGCGCTTAATCTAATGAAGGCAGGAGCCGCCGCCGTGCTGGTGGGCATTGGTCCCGGTGCAGCCTGTACTTCTCGTGGCGTGTTGGGTGTGGGTGTCCCGCAGGCAACCGCCGTGGCAGACTGTGCCGCAGCACGGGAAGATTTCTATCGCGAGACGGGTAAATACGTTCCGGTGATCGCCGATGGCGGTCTGATTACGGGCGGCGATATCTGTAAATGTATTGCCTGTGGTGCAGACGGCGTGATGATTGGCTCTCCGTTTGCTAGAGCCGCAGAAGCTCCCGGTCGGGGATTCCATTGGGGGATGGCAACGCCCAGTCCGGTTTTGCCGCGGGGTACTCGAATTAAGGTTGGAACCACCGGAACGCTGGAGCAAATTCTGCGCGGACCCGCCCAGCTCGACGATGGTACGCACAACTTCCTGGGGGCACTCCAGACCAGTATGGGCACCCTGGGAGCAAAGAACATCCGCGAGATGCAGCAGGTCGAAGTGGTGATTGCTCCGTCTCTGCTGACTGAGGGTAAGGTATACCAGAAGGCGCAGCAGCTTGGCATGGGTAAATAG
- the trxA gene encoding thioredoxin produces MAAAAVTDANFEQEVIESSVPVLVDFWAPWCGPCRMVAPVVDEISEQYVGQVKVVKVNTDENPSVASRYGIRSIPTLMIFKGGQRVDMVVGAVPKATLATTLEKYL; encoded by the coding sequence ATGGCAGCAGCCGCAGTTACAGACGCAAACTTTGAACAAGAAGTCATCGAGAGCAGCGTTCCTGTTCTGGTCGATTTTTGGGCACCTTGGTGTGGTCCCTGTCGAATGGTCGCACCTGTGGTCGATGAAATCTCTGAACAGTACGTTGGTCAAGTTAAGGTCGTTAAGGTCAACACCGACGAAAATCCCAGCGTCGCGAGCCGATATGGGATTCGCAGCATCCCAACCCTAATGATCTTCAAAGGTGGGCAGCGCGTTGATATGGTGGTTGGGGCAGTTCCCAAGGCAACGTTGGCAACGACGCTCGAAAAATATCTCTAG
- a CDS encoding ABC transporter ATP-binding protein has translation MTQHPSSSMPIISVENLTKVYPVAIKDPGFAGTVKHFFQRTYRDVTAVQSVSFAIEPGEVVGFLGPNGAGKTTTLKMLTGLIHPSSGQVRVAGQIPFRRQRSFLQQITLVMGQKQQLIWDLPALDSLRINAAVYGIDDHEYRQRVGELTEMLSLQGKLNQPVRKLSLGERMKAELLAALLHRPKVLFLDEPTLGLDVNAQVNVREFLREYNERYQATVLLTSHYMADITALCQRVLMIHAGHLIYDGSLDSLLERFAPCREVSIELSHPRSPAELRPYGELKQVDGQLAQFIVPQEKLTHTIAQLLADFEVVDLKVTDPPIEEVIGQVFQLGSTVGADSDNSDPSDRVTDESLDGNPNGNPEAMNGGDWAVSPNQLPQGKVSDREFTEDRQPGGTR, from the coding sequence ATGACCCAACATCCAAGCAGTTCCATGCCCATCATTTCGGTTGAAAACCTGACGAAGGTTTATCCCGTTGCGATCAAAGATCCTGGCTTTGCCGGAACCGTTAAGCATTTCTTTCAGCGCACCTATCGCGATGTAACAGCTGTGCAGTCGGTTTCCTTTGCGATCGAACCCGGTGAGGTGGTGGGATTTCTGGGACCGAATGGGGCAGGCAAAACGACAACGCTAAAAATGCTGACGGGGCTAATCCATCCTTCGTCCGGGCAGGTCAGGGTTGCAGGTCAGATTCCCTTTCGGCGACAGCGATCGTTCCTTCAGCAAATTACGCTGGTGATGGGGCAGAAGCAACAGCTAATTTGGGATTTGCCTGCGCTGGATTCTCTGCGGATTAATGCGGCGGTGTATGGCATTGACGATCACGAGTATCGGCAGCGGGTGGGCGAACTGACCGAGATGCTGTCCCTGCAAGGCAAGCTGAATCAGCCCGTGCGGAAGCTTTCCCTGGGGGAACGGATGAAGGCGGAACTGCTGGCGGCGTTGCTCCACCGTCCGAAGGTTTTGTTTTTAGATGAGCCGACCCTTGGACTGGATGTGAATGCCCAGGTGAACGTGCGGGAGTTTCTGCGGGAATACAACGAGCGCTACCAGGCAACGGTGCTGCTGACGAGTCACTACATGGCAGACATTACGGCGCTGTGTCAGCGGGTGCTGATGATCCACGCCGGACACCTGATCTACGACGGCAGCTTAGACAGCTTGTTGGAGCGGTTTGCCCCCTGTCGCGAAGTCTCGATCGAACTCAGCCATCCCCGATCGCCTGCCGAACTGCGTCCCTATGGGGAACTGAAGCAGGTAGATGGGCAGCTCGCGCAGTTTATTGTGCCTCAGGAGAAGCTCACCCACACGATCGCCCAGCTTCTAGCCGACTTTGAAGTGGTGGATTTGAAAGTGACCGATCCGCCGATCGAGGAAGTGATTGGTCAGGTGTTCCAGTTGGGATCGACCGTGGGCGCAGACTCCGATAATTCAGATCCTTCAGACCGGGTGACGGACGAATCGCTGGACGGCAATCCAAACGGGAATCCAGAAGCTATGAACGGGGGCGATTGGGCAGTGTCTCCAAATCAATTACCGCAGGGCAAAGTTTCTGACCGGGAATTTACTGAGGATCGGCAACCGGGAGGCACCCGGTAA